One window from the genome of Synechococcus sp. PROS-7-1 encodes:
- a CDS encoding DCC1-like thiol-disulfide oxidoreductase family protein, whose product MAYTLVYDGGCPFCRHFALRSELLGGVPDLMIRDGRSDHELRAMLRKRGYNISNGAVLMDGEQIWHGSEAITMLCRNLTPSDPLLRVLHGVFSDTRRANLLYPGLLAARQIALGLKGLPLDPDYRGA is encoded by the coding sequence ATGGCTTACACCCTCGTTTACGACGGCGGATGTCCGTTCTGTCGGCATTTTGCCCTACGCAGCGAGCTGCTCGGAGGTGTTCCCGACCTCATGATCCGCGACGGCCGCAGCGATCATGAACTCAGAGCCATGCTCAGGAAGCGCGGATACAACATCAGCAACGGCGCTGTGCTGATGGACGGTGAGCAGATCTGGCATGGCAGCGAAGCCATCACCATGCTCTGCAGGAACCTCACGCCGAGCGACCCTCTCCTGCGGGTGCTTCATGGCGTGTTCAGCGATACGAGGCGAGCCAACCTTCTCTATCCAGGGCTCCTCGCAGCTCGGCAAATCGCTTTGGGCCTGAAGGGACTTCCCCTCGACCCCGATTACCGCGGAGCCTGA
- a CDS encoding TIGR03894 family protein, which translates to MADKELLREVALELWSSVKKLRPGLPRESRLELTLKALMVIGDLSDQIQAAVVVGLIAEQEPPDSEPEGQDVTLSEEGSASNAGSEVEQTPDGRRVVRRRSRSGS; encoded by the coding sequence ATGGCAGACAAGGAACTCCTCAGAGAAGTGGCGCTTGAGCTCTGGAGCTCGGTGAAAAAGCTGCGCCCGGGTCTGCCACGGGAATCACGACTGGAGCTCACCCTCAAAGCTCTGATGGTGATTGGAGATCTGAGCGATCAGATTCAGGCCGCGGTGGTGGTGGGGCTGATTGCCGAGCAGGAGCCCCCTGATAGTGAGCCCGAGGGACAGGATGTCACCCTTAGTGAAGAGGGCTCCGCCAGCAATGCGGGTTCTGAAGTTGAGCAGACCCCTGACGGGCGCAGGGTTGTGCGACGTCGATCGAGGTCTGGGAGCTGA
- a CDS encoding glycosyl hydrolase family 57: MNSDQLPPIAGREQTIQSLRLNRSNPWISKSNSTLEGQQAAFACALHMHQPTVPAGMDGALISHLQYMFDRPGEGDNHNAEPFAQCYRRMAELIPELINEGCNPKIMLDYSGNLLWGVEQMGRDDITEALRHLACDQQMQGHVEWLGTFWSHAVAPSTPIPDLALQISAWHHQFANLFGDEALQRVQGFSLPEMHLPNHPDTLFALVKALKESGYRWMLVQEHSVEQCNGAPLDHAQRYLPNQLIARNSRGEELSITVLIKTQGSDTKLVGQMQPCYEAMGMGSQHLNGKTVPSLVSQIADGENGGVMMNEFPEAFRQASRRVRDGEGNVTALNGSEYLAHLDAIGVEDKHFPRIQALHQHRLWQEVGDAVHPEAITSAIAKLTSLEDGFSMEGASWTSNLSWVDGYSNVLDPMQALSARFHQRFDATVAADPSATASAAYQQALLHVLLLETSCFRYWGQGLWTEFAQEINRRGEAVLASMP; this comes from the coding sequence ATGAACTCTGACCAGTTGCCACCAATCGCCGGGCGGGAGCAGACCATCCAGTCCCTCAGGCTGAATCGCTCCAATCCATGGATTTCAAAGAGCAACAGCACTCTCGAAGGCCAACAAGCAGCCTTCGCCTGCGCTCTGCACATGCATCAACCCACAGTGCCGGCAGGCATGGATGGCGCTCTGATCTCCCACCTTCAATACATGTTCGATCGACCAGGAGAGGGGGACAACCACAACGCCGAGCCGTTTGCGCAGTGCTACCGGCGCATGGCAGAGCTGATCCCCGAACTGATCAACGAGGGCTGCAATCCCAAAATCATGCTCGATTATTCCGGCAATCTGCTCTGGGGGGTGGAGCAGATGGGCCGTGATGACATCACGGAGGCCCTGCGCCATCTCGCCTGTGATCAACAGATGCAGGGGCATGTGGAGTGGCTCGGCACGTTCTGGAGCCATGCCGTTGCACCCTCCACCCCGATTCCGGATCTGGCCTTGCAGATCAGCGCCTGGCACCACCAATTCGCCAATCTCTTTGGCGACGAGGCTTTACAGCGGGTGCAGGGGTTCTCCCTTCCGGAAATGCACCTACCCAATCACCCCGACACCCTGTTTGCTCTGGTGAAGGCTCTGAAGGAATCCGGTTATCGCTGGATGTTGGTGCAGGAGCACAGCGTGGAGCAGTGCAACGGCGCCCCCCTCGATCATGCCCAGCGCTACCTGCCCAATCAGCTCATTGCCAGAAACTCCCGAGGCGAGGAGCTCAGCATCACAGTGCTGATCAAGACCCAGGGATCCGACACCAAGTTGGTAGGTCAGATGCAGCCGTGTTACGAAGCCATGGGGATGGGATCGCAGCATCTCAATGGCAAGACAGTGCCATCACTGGTGAGCCAGATCGCCGATGGGGAGAACGGCGGCGTGATGATGAATGAGTTTCCTGAAGCGTTCCGTCAGGCCAGCCGCCGGGTCCGAGATGGGGAAGGCAACGTCACAGCGCTCAATGGATCGGAGTATTTGGCGCATCTCGATGCCATCGGCGTCGAAGACAAGCACTTTCCGCGAATTCAGGCCCTGCATCAGCACAGGCTGTGGCAGGAGGTAGGTGATGCCGTTCACCCTGAAGCAATCACCTCAGCGATTGCCAAGCTCACATCCCTTGAGGACGGGTTTTCGATGGAAGGAGCGTCCTGGACCAGCAACCTCAGCTGGGTGGATGGCTACAGCAATGTGCTGGACCCGATGCAGGCCTTGAGCGCACGCTTTCATCAGCGTTTCGACGCGACTGTTGCAGCCGATCCATCGGCGACCGCCAGCGCTGCCTATCAACAGGCCCTATTGCATGTGTTGCTGCTGGAAACCAGTTGCTTCCGCTACTGGGGTCAGGGCCTATGGACCGAATTCGCCCAAGAGATCAACCGTCGGGGCGAAGCCGTACTGGCTTCGATGCCCTAA
- a CDS encoding conjugal transfer protein TrbI has protein sequence MTPLTSSCACPDCVCTVPESKAVLRDGIAFCSEACASGHQNQEPCHGNGSCGCTCNA, from the coding sequence ATGACACCTTTAACAAGCTCCTGCGCATGTCCTGATTGCGTCTGCACCGTGCCCGAAAGCAAAGCCGTCCTCCGTGACGGCATCGCTTTCTGCTCAGAAGCCTGCGCCAGCGGACATCAAAATCAGGAGCCCTGCCACGGCAATGGGTCCTGCGGGTGCACCTGCAACGCCTGA